The Chiloscyllium plagiosum isolate BGI_BamShark_2017 chromosome 20, ASM401019v2, whole genome shotgun sequence genome includes the window GTAGTATGTTGTAATTTGTTCATCTTAGCTTTCCCTCTATTTCTTAAATGACTTTGCTCCATCAGTGGAGGAAGAGAGTAAAATTTGTCCGTGACCAGGAATAGTTTTCtataatttgatttaatttgatgtaATATTAACAGTTGTGACTGTCATGGTTACTTGTTCCAGCTTCCTCTATCCAACAAAATATGTTTAACCCTATAAATGCAGCAACAATATTTTGAAGATGAAATTTGGTTTGTGTTGGAATAACTCTGAAGTTACATGTCCCTAATTGAAAAATTTAAGTTTGTATTTTTTATCCGTCCTCACTGTAGAGGATATGGACAACATTCCAGAAGCAGTGAGTTATCACGAAATGAAAGAAAGGGAGAAACTTAGGGTGGGGGGGATTGCATTCGTCAGAAAAATAAtggagtaaattgttggagctgtgggctGACAAATGAACTTGATGGTAGAGTTTTAAAACAAGTAGCTAGTGAGAttgttgatgcattggttttaatattcagAAGCTCCGTTGGTTTGGGAGTGACCTCCTTTGGTAGGAAGATTACACATGTATCTCTTACATTTGAAAAGTGGAGGGAAGCAGAAAGCAGACTTGTTAGCTCAACatcaatcagagggaaatggttagaAGATATTATtattgatcagagatagtcaacatagttttatcTAAAAGGtggttgagggcagagcagtagatgttgtttacttggactttagtaaagcctatGACAAGATTCCTCTGAGTAAAGTTGcattacatgggattcagggtgtgCTTGCCATTAGATACATAATTGGCTAAACAGCAGGTGACAGTGATGGTGAAGAGTTGCAtttcggactggaagcctgtcgtcagcagtgttccacagggatcgttTCTGTGTCATCttatgggcaggcactatttcgtttagataatcaattattcggttaatcgattaaatgcctttcctctggggcttggagtttttaaactctgctccccgttcaggagactgcagcagcagcacacaGAGCGCGAggcccccaccccccaaccctgtGCAacacctcccccccgcccccaatcCCGTGCAACACCACCCACCACCTCCAACACCGCCCCTGTCCCCAACCCTGCGCAACACCGCCCCCCTGCCCTCAACCCTGCGCAACACCGCCCCCTGCCCTCAACCCTGTGCaacaccaccccctgcccccAATCCCATCTAACACTGCCCCTGTCCCCAaccctgtgctgtatgactctgtgactcgaagTTATAGAACTTGGATAAGTTCagggtaatcaggcagagtcaatatgattttatgaaaggaaaatcatgtttagcCAATTTAACcaatttgagttctttgaggaggtaattcaTGCTGTGGTTAAAGGGATACTGGTGGTTGTATTGTTCTTAGATTCCCAAAAGCATTTGATAACCTGACACATCAAAAGTTattgaggaaaataaaacttcttggtgtagtatattagcatggatagaagattggctggctaatggTTTACAGAGCGTACATGTAAATGGGTCTTCTTCCTCAGTTTGGCAATATGTAATGCACGGTGCTatgacctcaactatttacaatttatatgcaTGATTTAGATTGACGGATGGATAGCATGGTTGCCAAATTTTGTGACAGCACAAATTGCTAAGAAAGTTGAAGATTATTTTAAGTAAGAAGGCTAGAAAAATATGTAGTTAAATGAGTGGACAAAGATGTGACAaaaggagtataatgtggaaaatatgcAATTATCCATTTGGGCAGGAAGAATAAGAACGCAACATGTTATCTAAATAGAAAGAGATTGCAGATCTGAGCTGCAGAGGaacctaggtgtccttgtgcatgaatcacaaaaagatagTTGCGGCTACgccaagtaattaggaaagtaaTGAAGTGTTATCAtttatcatgagaggcattgattaTAAAAGTAGGGACTTGGTATTTGTTATACAGAACACCCACAGACTGCAtgtgagtactgtgtacagtattggtcacttatttaaagaaagatgtaaATGTGTTGAAGGAGGTTGAGgcaaggtttaccagactaaagTTGGATAGGcgaggcttgtatctgctggggTTTAGAAAAGTAAGAGGTGATTTAGTTGCAACGTATTATAACCTGAGGGGTTTTGATAGGATAGATCTGAagagaatatttcctcttgtgggagaatctagaactaggagatATTAACTGGTTAAATGtccatttaaaaataacatttggtCAAACCTTTGCTCtgagagttgagagtctttggaactctcttatGTGAGTAGTGGAagtagagtccttgaatatttttaaggcagaagtagagagATTTTTGTAAACATGGAGTTGAAAGATTATCGAGGTAGGCTGGAACatagatttgaggttacaatcaggtcagccatgattatattcaaTAGTGGAACAAGCTTACAGGGCTGAATGACCACTAcaccttctgatttctctctcttctgAATGGAGTGTGCAGAATTAGATGCAATGCTCCTGTTGAAGTTAAACCAGTGATTTAAGGTTCTTCATAATTGCCTTATTTTGTATTTAGTGTCTTTATTTATAAACCATACTTTCTATTTTTTTAACCACTTTCTTTGCTATGTGCAAGCATTTGTTCACATAGTGCTATGGGTCCATCTGCTCTCTGATATCCTTTAGGATTGTATCCTTCATTTTACATTGCCTATTCTCATTTTCCTTCCAAAGCATGTTACTTCATACTTCGCTCCATTAAATTTGATCTGCCACATGGCCTGTCCAGTTCTCCAGCCTGTCTTCCAACTTTTTCAATTATCTCATTATTTCTTCCCCACAGTTCAAAGTGCTTCCAAGTTGTGTCTCATTAGAATTTTGAAATTGAGAGTTTTGAAATCTCCTCACCGAAGTCTACATCATGAATATACGTCAAGGATAGTGACTGTATATTGATTAATGTGGAATACCACCTGTGCACCTTCGTGCAATCCAGAAAGCAAGCCCCACTGCTACTGTCtgttcctgtcactcagccaactgCATATTGATGCTACTACTTCCCTTTTAATTCCATAGTTGGACAAGTTATTTAAACAAGATTTGACTTCaagaaatccatgctggctttccttaattaatctgTGCTGTGCAAATTACTGTTACTTTTGTCCTGGACTGTTCTTTCTAACAGCTTTTCTGAGATTGAATTGactggatggcagtttccttgcaCCATTTTTGAATAAGGTTGTAACTTTTGCCACAAgtgcagagaatgttggagaagatCAGGCATGGCAGGATCTACAGAGACAAACTGAGTTCACAATTCTGGTGGAGTTGGAACATGTACAGGTTGGAAGGATTGAATTTCAATAGAATTGGGCCATTGTCTTCGTAGGGTGGCTTAACAGTTTGATTGGGGAGGATTGGAGAATTACAAAAGTTTTActcaagtaaaaacaaaattctacaGATGCTGGTAATTTGAAACAAATATAGAGAATGTAGGAGAAActaaggtctggcagcatctatggagagagaaaccgagttaatatTTAGAGTCTGATTTGactttttatttgtttaacaaaataattgaTGCTAAAAATATAAATAGTAGGGATAGTTGACATGTATACTTAAAGGCATCTGCTTCTACTGCTAGTCCCTTTGTGTTGattgcagtgttttttttatttgatgcCTGCTGCTTTCTATCTAGCTTTCAATCATCCAACGAACTCGTCCCCTCAATCTGTTCAACTCCACAACCAACTCTGACTATGGAATTCGGCTGAAAGTGGATAGTATTGTTGGGTGGGAGAAAACTTCATAGGCTGTTGACCAGAAGATGTAGGCAATTGTTTTGTCTTCACACTGAGGGTATCTTTCATTGAGATGTGGCACTACCACTGTTCAAACTGATGGAATAAATAAataccctgtagctcaaaactgcgtatcaggtgatagtggaccAACAATAGAATTGTATACCACCAAAACGTGTAACTTCACAGCCCAGCATGTaaaacaacattttgttttacaagcctgtaaaacaacattttgtttgtagctttaagcaattccacaaccaactAAATCGCAAAGCTTTGCAAACCAATTGTATCCTGTCACAAAAGATTCTAGGTTCTTGAGCACAAGGTGCCTCTAATTTGTTTTAGCATTAGTGCCAATTTATATCAGTTGTCCATGCTCAGTAATTCAAAGTGTCAGCATAGGGATATTTGTGCTGTTCTGTAACCACCCTGCGTTGATAGAATATTGCTGAAGCAGCTAACAGAAGGAGAAGGTTCCATGAACATGCCTATTCTCAATAGTGGCAGATTCCAGCaaaagtgcaaaagacaaggcaaaGCATttggaaacatcttcagccagaagtgctaaaTGGATGACTTTTGTCTTTGTCCAGAAGTATCCGTCATCACACATGTCAGCCTAAAGCCAGTTCATTTCACTTCAAGGGACAGCTGAATACATGGGAAAGGACGCTGACAGTATCCCAGCTAGTACTAAATTGTTGTCGTCCTCATCAAAATCTTGAACCCTGCCTACTGATCAACATTATGGAAGGACATTAACTACATGGACTGTAATTGTTCAAGAGTAATTGCAAGCATCTCAAAAATATGTTCGTACCTCAAGAATAGATAAAATAAAAAGCCAGGTCTGATTATATAAAATCTTAAACTTATTGATTGATGGCATGGAAAATAAGTAACAAAATAAACTGGGAGATTTAATCTTTTAGTTTAAATTTGGCATAACAATactgaaaatgttaaaatgttttaattgtatatTTTTGAGCAGGGAGATTTTTACAATATTCGGTGCAAATATTGGTTAGGAATAGAATCAACTTCAGTTGCTATTAAGCACTGTGCAAGTTATTGAGTTTTTCAATTAACCTTCTGTTCACCAACTTTAATGAAGATTTTGAAGACTATTCGTGTTTTTTCAAGATATTGCATTGCCTTAGTTTAATATTGGTGGGTTAATTGAATTTAGTATGAGATTAATGAGTTTTGAATCTCTTCTACAGGTTGCTCACTGTCAAGAATATTTCTTAGCATTTGAACTTGATCACAACACACaatgtcaaagttaaaaagtTCTGAATCGGTTAAGGTGGTTGTGCGATGTCGGCCAATGAACGagaaggaaattgcaggtggCTTTGGAAGAATTGTTGATATAGATGCGAAACTAGGTCAGATTCTGGTGAAGAACCCTAAAGGAGGTCCAGGTGAACTACCCAAGACTTTCACATTTGATGCTGTTTATGACTGCAATTCTAAACAAGTAGAATTATATGATGAGACCTTTCGACCTCTTGTGGAATCTGTTCTCCTGGGTTTTAATGGGACAATCTTTGCTTATGGGCAAACTGGAACGGGGAAAACCTACACTATGGAGGGTGTCCGCACGGATCCTGAAAGGAGAGGTGTCATCCCAAATTCCTTTGAGCATATATTCACGCATATTTCTCGATCACAAAATCAGCAATACTTAGTAAGGGCATCATACCTAGAGATTTACCAAGAGGAAATAAAAGATTTACTCGCGAAAGATCAAACTAAAAGGTTGGAGCTAAAAGAAAGGCCAGACACTGGTGTATACGTCAAAGACTTGTCGTCTTTTGTGACAAAAAATGTGAAAGAAATTGAACATGTTATGAATGTTGGCAATCAGAATCGATCAGTTGGTGCCACGAACATGAATGAACATAGCTCTCGTTCTCATGCCATCTTTGTTATAACTGTTGAATGCAGTGAAATTGGACTTGATGGAGAGAATCATATTCGTGTTGGAAAGTTGAATTTGGTAGACCTGGCGGGCAGTGAACGACAAGCAAAAACTGGAGCTCAAGGCGAACGGTTAAAAGAAGCAACAAAAATTAACCTTTCTCTCTCAGCGTTGGGCAATGTCATATCCGCACTCGTGGATGGTAAAAGCACTCATATTCCCTACAGAGATTCAAAGCTAACTCGATTGCTTCAGGACTCATTGGGAGGGAATGCCAAGACTGTTATGGTGGCAAATATTGGTCCCGCTTCCTACAACTGTGAAGAGACACTTACCACACTACGATATGCAAATCGTGCCAAGAACATCAAGAATAAACCTCGTGTAAATGAAGATCCTAAAGATGCACTTTTGAGAGAGTTTCAGGAAGAGATAGCTCGGCTGAAAGCTCAACTGGCGAAGCGGGGTGTTGGCAAGCGAAAGAAGAAGAATC containing:
- the kif3b gene encoding kinesin-like protein KIF3B, which codes for MSKLKSSESVKVVVRCRPMNEKEIAGGFGRIVDIDAKLGQILVKNPKGGPGELPKTFTFDAVYDCNSKQVELYDETFRPLVESVLLGFNGTIFAYGQTGTGKTYTMEGVRTDPERRGVIPNSFEHIFTHISRSQNQQYLVRASYLEIYQEEIKDLLAKDQTKRLELKERPDTGVYVKDLSSFVTKNVKEIEHVMNVGNQNRSVGATNMNEHSSRSHAIFVITVECSEIGLDGENHIRVGKLNLVDLAGSERQAKTGAQGERLKEATKINLSLSALGNVISALVDGKSTHIPYRDSKLTRLLQDSLGGNAKTVMVANIGPASYNCEETLTTLRYANRAKNIKNKPRVNEDPKDALLREFQEEIARLKAQLAKRGVGKRKKKNRRRQGGEGEEEIEDDDGDGEEDEGIKNEPEYWREQQEKLEREKKAIMDDHSLVAEEKQKLLREKEKKMGDVQREREASETLATKIKAMESKLLVGGKNIVDHTNEQQKVLEQRRQEIAEQKRREREMQQQMETQDEETLELKETYSSLQQEVDVKTKKLNKLFAKLQAVKAEIHDLQEEHIKERQELEQTQNELTRDLKLKHLVIENFIPLEEKNKIMNRACFDDEEDQWKTQPITRIEGNQQMMKRPVSAIGYKRPLSSYAKMALLSRSDPRYRAENILLLELDMPSRTTRDYEGPAIAPKVQAALEAALQDEDELQVDASTFDPLRSGSARKSKSRPKTGRKIGPSSSVGSGTQLYPQSRGLVPK